The genomic interval GTGCACAAAATTGTGGGGAAATGGGAGTAAAACTGATATATATACAATCCCCATTGATGTACGTTCCGTTCGAGAGGCCTCACTATAATACCATACAAAATCCGTGAGAATCTCAGTTTTTTACAGTGGTTAGAGGTTTTATTTCCATGATCATTACCTTCGCACATGATAATCTATAAGGTATTTTACGCCTAGGTTAGCACTATCTTTTTCGAAATTTCTTGAGATTATAACCAGACAAATTTGTAGTTTTCCACTCTTGATAGTGCGAATTCGAGTAAGGCATTTTCGTGTTCTCGAAATTTTCAAGATATTCGGCGCTATTTTCAGATTTATGTGTTGGAGCTTCTTTATGCTTACAATCTTCTTGACTTATGTGACTTTTTGGCTACTTTTCTGACACTACAATTGCAGGATTGGAATCAGACATTAACTGCCTTTTCTATACGCTTGACCCACTGTGCTGGCCGATATCCGTCTGGGACGAATGCAAATGCGTGTTTTTAAATGCCAAGGCTGTCGCAACCAGTTGGCAGTTTATTGCACCGCGAGGCATCTAAGGCAGCGTCCGAGCAACACCCGCAATCCACCAGCTCCACCTCCGTCCAATGGACCCCTAGTCCACCCGCCGAGCCAGACATCGCAGCGGTTTGCCGGCTTGTCTTATCAGCTATCGGCAATTGGTGCTACTGCCGGTGCCATTTGGTCGGTAGATTTAACTAGTCGCACTCACCCCGTCACTCACCAAACTCGACCATTTGCCAGCTCTATGAAAGCTCTATGTGCGGGTATTTCACTGCGCTGCCGCGCCTTCGAATCGTTTGATTTTCGACGTTCAGATACATTTTGGCGCTCAACGTGGTCGGTTGTGTTTTGCTCGTCGCGCTCTGTCCTGCTCTTTCGATCGATTTGCTGCCTCTCTTTCGCCGCGAACTGTCGCCTCTTTAggatttgaaaatatttaaacaagtGTTATCAGCAGCCATAAACAACAATCGAATACAAAAAGTGAGGGGACGAGTGTGCAATGTCAAAATACTCATCAAATATCGTTCATCGCAGTTATCGTAGTTGGTTATTGGTAATCGCAGTTATCGCAAACTATCAGTTGTAATAGAAGCCATCGTAAATTATCCCCTTTAATTCTTTGAGGGCTTTCGCTTTGCGGCTTTGCTCGAGAGTTCGAGCAAGTGGGCAGGCAAATATTGGTCGATCAGCCCACAAAGTGCTTTCCATATCTTATCTGCGATTTCTGGTAACATACAGTTTATGAGCCATGTATCGATGGGGCCTTATCAGTAAACAGTGCCTAACAAAGGTACTCAGCCATAAACAGGCGCATATAAAATAATGAGCGGCATGCCGACTTTCAACAGGGTCGCCGACTAATTTGAACTGATTACCAGAGGAATCCGGAAAGCGCGGAAACTGTGGAAAGTTTCCGAACGTAAATGCCGATGAAGCCAAATCGAATTAAATCGAATGGATGTAGTCACCCAGTGCACTCGGTCATTAGGCTCTTATCTCCGTTCCGAGTACTTGACCTTGTCGCAGGGATCGCAATCGGTAGTTGAAACCAGTGGCTTACCATAATTTATGTATTCTATTCCGTTTCTGGGCTCCGCTCACAGCTGCGATAAGCTGTTGACGCCAACAAGTATTTCTGTGTGTGAGAGTGGTGGGAAGAGGGCTCGACCACCAACTCAGAGTGGGAATCCAGCCCCCCAGGCGGGTACAAAGTCAACAATGGCCAAACAAGTGCTCGAGCAGGCCGTACTCGTGTATGAACACAAGTCCATTCCAGATCATATCGCTGGGCAGGTCCTCATGGAAGTGCGAAAGGCAAATATAGAACTGCAGGGAGTGGTGGGCATACTGTAGATGTGAGCAGGTGGTTGTTCTTCCCAGTCTTCGACTTTATCTTAGATTGCTATCGTAGAATTATTTTATGGTTATTGTATTGAAATATTGAGTGTTACGTTCACTCTTCGACAactgataaataaaataattgatttgaagcattaataaataatgtaaTGAGTTCCTAccaaaattaataaaaggTTTATGGTACATTGTAAAGCCTGCTTCTATAGCTCTTTATCATTAgttcatatttcattatattaTAAAGAAGCCAACCCATTTAAGTGATACATATGTACCTCCCATTATTATGCAATTACTTCCCAAGACCGACTGGCTTATCTAATCTGCGTCCTATCTTGCAGGCAGCATGACCGAGGGCAAGAACTTACCCCACTCCAGTGCGGATGTGCCGTTCCGCAGCAAGGAGCTGCGCAAGCAGTCGCTCATCCAGCACACCGGCCTGGTCGGCGTCATCGATGAGGGCACCAAGACCATCGGTTTCTCCATCTACACCACGCCGGACTTCAAGGAGATCGCCGCACACCGGGTGGAGCTGAGCGTGATCACGCCCCAGGATGGCTGGTACGAGCAGGATCCGCTGGAGATGATGGCCTCGATCAACAAGTGCGCCGAGGAGGCCATCAAGCAGCTGCCCGAACAGGGTTTCTCCGCCAGCGACATTGTCACCGTGGGCATAACCAACCAGCGCGAGACGACAATCGTCTGGGATGCGGTCACCGGCAAACCGCTGTACAATGCGCTCCTGTGGAAGGACATCCGCACCAGCACTACAGTGGAGCAGATCGTGGCCAAGGTGCAGGATCCGAACCACTTCCGCGGCAGCACGGGCCTGCCCATCTCCACGTACTTCTCGGCCCTCAAGATCCGCTGGCTGCGGGACAATGTGCCCGAGGTGCGGCAGGCCATCCGGGAAAGGCGTTGCAAGGCGGGCACAGTCGACAGCTGGATCGTCTGGAACTTGACAAACGGTAAGAGAACTTTAGGGTTACAAAATTTGTAGTCAACTTAACTGAATTGATTTCTTCCTCTCCAGGAGCTCTCCACATCACGGATGTGACGAACGCCTCCCGCACTCTGCTCATGAATCTGGAGACGCAAGCCTGGGATCCTGTTCTCCTCAAGACGTTCGGCATCAGAGAGGAGATGCTGCCCACCATCCACAGCTGTTCGGAGGTATTTGGCAAGATCACTTCGGAGCGAAGTCCGCTGCGTGGGATGACCCTGAGTGGAATAATGGGCAACCAGCAAGCCTCGCTTCTGGGCCAGATGTGCGTGAAGCCCGGTCAGACGAAGAACACCTACCGATCCGGCTGCTTTCTGCTCTGCAATACGGGGGACAAGCCGGTCTTTTCCAGGCACGGTCTGCTCACCACCGTGGCTTACAAACTCGGTCCCCAGGCACCGACGATCTACGCCATTGAGGGAGCTGTGTCGGTGGCCGGACATGCGCTCTCCTGGCTGCAAAACAAGGTGCGTATCCTGCCGGACTCCAGAGATGCCGAGAAATATGCGGAGATGGTGCCCACATCGGGGGATGTGTACTTTGTGCCCGCCTTCACAGGACTATATGCTCCCTACTGGCGGCAGAATGCTCGCGGCATCATCATTGGGCTCACGCAGTTCACCCGTAAGAATCACATAGTGAGAGCTGCACTGGAGAGCATCTGCTTCCAGACGCGCGACATCCTGGAGTGCATGCATCAGGAGTGCGGTTACGAGATCAACAAGCTACATGCAGATGGCAAGCTCACCACAAACAACCTGTTGATGCAACTCCAGGCGGACACCATTGGTATGCCCGTCTTCCGCTCACAGCTAATGGACTCTACAGCCTTCGGGGCAGCCATGTGCGCCGCCCAGGCGGATGGTGTCAATCTCTGCCAGTTCGAGCCCGAGAAGCGATACTACGAGAACGTGCACTACGACACCTTCCTGGCCACCACCACAGATGTAGAGCGCAAGGAGCGTTACGGCAAGTGGAAGCGGGCTGTGGAGCGCAGTTTGGGATGGGTCATCAAGCAGAAGAAGACGCGTGAGTACACGGAGGAGAACTACCGCATGCTGTCCTCGCTGCCAGCGAGCATCTTCCTCATCAGCAGCTTCGCCATGCTGGTGCATTCCCTCGCTGCGAGTGGCCAGTAAATACGACGGCTGCCTGACACTTGGATCGATTCTCGGTTGTGATAGTAATTATTTGTCCGGATTTCGTTTGGAtcttacacacacactctgTACATAGTCCTCAAAGGACAGTGGGTGGTTGAACGTGCTTTAAACCCTGTAAATAGCTGCTTGTCTCTGGACTAAGCTCCGCACTACTTTAAGTATCCTGTAGCCTGACTATCTTAACGTGTTTTCGTTGCATATTCTGTACGTCTTAGCCGTAGTTCCATTGACGTTGGCTGGACTTCCGCGCGCCACGCACGCCCATATCAGCGGAATTGTATATAGCCAAAGTGCAAACGACATTTCTAATTTAAGTAGGTTCCGTACtcgtatgtgtatgtatatgttgTAGTGATTACGCCCcttaaacaataaacaaaaataatacgaATCGAAACTTGGCGTCTAGATGCGAATTACCAGGAACATTGGTGCAATATCTGCAAGATCGCTGATTAAGCGGCCATTTATTGGGGCAATTGCGCGTAGAAAAATATAGAGTTGATTGCTTAGGTGGGTCCATTAGTAAATCATTAGCATGTTATCTAGAAACTCATTGAATTCTACAGTTTACTACTTGAAAGAATCATAGCACTTGTACCCCTAGCTAGAGTATCCCTTTGTGCAATCTCACACGATGTGGGGTATGTTCCACTATCAGTTTCGTTATCATGGAGCGGAAATGTCAGGTATCAGTTAAATATGACTGCGGTAATCGATTGATTAATAGCCGGTGGGTGTGTTTGTTATTGGTGTTTAACGTTCTTAAGACTTTTGGGTGTGTCCGCGCTAAGAAAACAGATAGGTATCAAGTTACTAAAATAGATGGAACCACCCATGGACTAATTAAGTCGTTTTTACTGCGGTTGTGAAATAAATGCTAtcgtttatatttataaataatctTTAAGACgactttaattgaaaatcaCTGAATGAATTTAGTTCAAATGTATATATCTTGTGTATTAGTAACATCGGGGTCACCAAACACATCAATGGAGTTTGGAAGTACCTGTGGTGGACCCCTGCTACGCGAAACTAATTTGAATAGGGGAAATCTCTGGGAAAACCTCGAAAAGGGTTAAAGGGCAGTGGTCAATCAACCATAAAATCGAAGCTAGAAATTCCAATGTTCCTGCAATATGCATAGTCCACGCCCCTTTGGAAGTAAGCGAGTATCCACTGTACTTCCTTCAGCCGGGATCTCATTTAAATTGGATCCACCGATTACCTCAACTCAGGCACTCGCTCATAAAAATGGATTCTCACCTGGCCCAGGTTgcgagcaacaacaacaagtggtCGTAATCATTGTTGTCTTTGGTAGTGCTATCCAGGTAGTCGCTCAGCAGGAAAAAGGTAAGGTAAGGTAACGAAAACAAACGCTCACCtttggcaacaacaacgaaattGATTTTCCCTGTTCGTCTGTGAAGAATTTTCTGAATCAGTGCAgcccacaacaacaacaacaactagaACCGGAATCCGTTTGAAGTTGAAGCGCGCgcaacacacacgcacacgcacacacaggtAGCAACTCCGGACTGGAGTTCGTTCGAATGTGTGGGTGTCGGTTGCAAGCCACTTCGAAcagtgcactggaaaaaatcgGTATGTACTCGCCATGAAACTACATGTATTATTGCTTGAACTGAATATTAGACTCGTACAT from Drosophila mauritiana strain mau12 chromosome 3L, ASM438214v1, whole genome shotgun sequence carries:
- the LOC117140391 gene encoding glycerol kinase, producing MTEGKNLPHSSADVPFRSKELRKQSLIQHTGLVGVIDEGTKTIGFSIYTTPDFKEIAAHRVELSVITPQDGWYEQDPLEMMASINKCAEEAIKQLPEQGFSASDIVTVGITNQRETTIVWDAVTGKPLYNALLWKDIRTSTTVEQIVAKVQDPNHFRGSTGLPISTYFSALKIRWLRDNVPEVRQAIRERRCKAGTVDSWIVWNLTNGALHITDVTNASRTLLMNLETQAWDPVLLKTFGIREEMLPTIHSCSEVFGKITSERSPLRGMTLSGIMGNQQASLLGQMCVKPGQTKNTYRSGCFLLCNTGDKPVFSRHGLLTTVAYKLGPQAPTIYAIEGAVSVAGHALSWLQNKVRILPDSRDAEKYAEMVPTSGDVYFVPAFTGLYAPYWRQNARGIIIGLTQFTRKNHIVRAALESICFQTRDILECMHQECGYEINKLHADGKLTTNNLLMQLQADTIGMPVFRSQLMDSTAFGAAMCAAQADGVNLCQFEPEKRYYENVHYDTFLATTTDVERKERYGKWKRAVERSLGWVIKQKKTREYTEENYRMLSSLPASIFLISSFAMLVHSLAASGQ